The nucleotide sequence AAACAAAGCGGCCTTTCATATTTTTTATAATCTTCATTAATAAAAACTCATAATATTGACAATGTCAATATTTGGATAAAAATTGCTTGACAATGCCTATAAGGGGCATAATATAATTTATGTATAATTTATGATTATCTTTATTTTTCAATAAGTTATATGGCTTTCTACAAGTTGTGGTTATGGATAATACTTATACTATATATTGGTTTTAAAAAGATGAATTATAAATGTTTAAAAACACATAATACAGCTATATATCTAATTAAAAGATATAGCTTTTTTAGTTTTCCACAGGTGTGGAAAAAGTTGTGTGTAACATTTTTTGATTTATTCTTTGATCTCAATAAGTTACAAACTGAATTATATGTTAATGATAGGTGAACGTATGAAAACATGGGAAACTATAAAACAAACGCTTATAAATTTTTATAATGATTCAAGTGTTGATCCGTGGCTAAACACCTTAAATGTAATAAGTTTTGATAATAATTCTCTTATCATTAGTGTTCCTGATCAATTTTCTTATGATTGGATTAAAAACCATTTTTTAAATGATATAATCCGCGTAGTAAGAGATATTAATGGTAATGAAATAGAGGTATCTCTTATTTTAGAGGATGGAAAGACCGATGAAATAATTAATATTGCACCTATCAAAGATAATAAGTTTATAGACAAAGCAGCAGAGTTACGTGAAAAATATTCCTTGGAAAATTTTGTAGAAGGTGAATGCAATAAGTTTGCATTTGCTGCTGCACAGGCGGTGGCTAAGGGGCCGGGGCATACATACAATCCTCTGTTTATCTATGGTGGCGTTGGCCTTGGTAAAACTCATCTTGTGAATGCAATAGGGAATCACATAAAAAAAGAATATAAACTTTATGTTATATATGTATCTGCAGAAGCTTTTGTAAACGATCTCGTGCACCACTTAAAAACTAACAAGATGGATAGTTTTAGGGAAACATATAGAAATTGTGATGTACTGCTGATAGATGATATAGAGTTTATATCAAATAAAGAAAAAACGCAGGAGGAAATTTTTCATACATTTAATAAGCTCTATGAAGAAAAAAAACAAATCGTATTTACATCAGACAGATTGCCTAAAGAGATACCCGGTATAGAGGAAAGGCTTAGAAGTAGATTTGAAATGGGACTTATCGCCGATATCCAGGCTCCCGATGTTGAAACAAAGGTAGCTATAGTGAAGAAAAAAGCAGAACAAAATAACATTGATATAGATGATGATATAGCATTCTTTCTTGCTTATAACACATTATCCAACATTCGAGAACTTGAAGGATATTTAACAAGGCTGTCAGCTTATGCCTACCTTACTAAAACAAAATTAAATATAAACGTAGCCAAAGAGGTACTGGCAAGTGTTATTAAAAAGAAAGATAAATGGGTTACGATAGAAGATATACAAAAAGCTATATCTATATATTTTAAGATTAAAGTGTCTGATCTGAATTCCCAAAAGAGGATGAGATATATAGCGTATCCAAGACAAATAGCCATGTATTTGGCTAGAACTCTAACAAATGCATCATTTCCTGAGATAGGTACACAATTCGGGAATAAAGACCATTCTACAGTTATTCATTCTGTAAATAAAATAGATAACCTGTATAAAACTGATCAAAGTGTTAAAGATGTTATTGAAAAGATCAAAAAAGGACTTTAATAAAGTTATTTAAAACTTGTTGATAAGTATATTGTAATTATATATATGTAATTACAAACAGAAGTGTTAACACATTTTAAACTGAATTGTTTTAAAAATTTTTTATAAAAATTAAATAGATAAAAAATATGAGTAGATTTTTAACAAACTTACTACTATGATTATTATATATTATCAAATACTAGGAGATAGTTATGGAGTTTAGTATATTAAAAAAAGATTTTGTTTCCGCAATAAGTAAAGTGATCGGTGCAACAGAAAAAAAAGCAAGTATGCCGATATTATCCAATATTTTAATAAAAATAGAAAAAGATATTCTGACAATTATAGGAACAGATCTTGAAGTTACAATTATCACTAAAATTAAGTGTAATAATATAGTTTCAGAAGGAAAAACGGTAGTACCAGCTAAAAAAATATTTGATTTTGTAAAAGAACTGCCCGAGAGTGAAATTAATATAAAAATAGAAGATGGATTGATAAATATGGTTATAGGAAAGATATCAGGTAAATTAAAAGTTTTACAAGCAGAGGACTTTCCTATGATAGAAGAGTACAAAGACGGTTTTACAAAAATTGATAACAACACTATTATGAAGACCATAGATAAAACGATATATGCTGCCTCTACTGATGAGGTTAGATACAGTTTGAACGGTATATTTTTAGAAAAATATATAAATAAATTAAGATTTGTGGCTACGGATAGTCATAGAATGGCTTTGTGTGATTTAAAAGAAGTAAATAGTATAGAAGGTTTAACAAAAGGGGTTATAATACCAAGAAAAGGCTTATATGAAATGAGAAAAAT is from Deltaproteobacteria bacterium and encodes:
- the dnaA gene encoding chromosomal replication initiator protein DnaA, with amino-acid sequence MKTWETIKQTLINFYNDSSVDPWLNTLNVISFDNNSLIISVPDQFSYDWIKNHFLNDIIRVVRDINGNEIEVSLILEDGKTDEIINIAPIKDNKFIDKAAELREKYSLENFVEGECNKFAFAAAQAVAKGPGHTYNPLFIYGGVGLGKTHLVNAIGNHIKKEYKLYVIYVSAEAFVNDLVHHLKTNKMDSFRETYRNCDVLLIDDIEFISNKEKTQEEIFHTFNKLYEEKKQIVFTSDRLPKEIPGIEERLRSRFEMGLIADIQAPDVETKVAIVKKKAEQNNIDIDDDIAFFLAYNTLSNIRELEGYLTRLSAYAYLTKTKLNINVAKEVLASVIKKKDKWVTIEDIQKAISIYFKIKVSDLNSQKRMRYIAYPRQIAMYLARTLTNASFPEIGTQFGNKDHSTVIHSVNKIDNLYKTDQSVKDVIEKIKKGL
- the dnaN gene encoding DNA polymerase III subunit beta, whose amino-acid sequence is MEFSILKKDFVSAISKVIGATEKKASMPILSNILIKIEKDILTIIGTDLEVTIITKIKCNNIVSEGKTVVPAKKIFDFVKELPESEINIKIEDGLINMVIGKISGKLKVLQAEDFPMIEEYKDGFTKIDNNTIMKTIDKTIYAASTDEVRYSLNGIFLEKYINKLRFVATDSHRMALCDLKEVNSIEGLTKGVIIPRKGLYEMRKINSDNDVEIAIDKNKNFIVRIGDTTIQMRLLDYDFPDYKPVIPKETKVNIKINKNILASAIKRAQSIYQDKITRIIFNVNNKTLTIESSESDTGEAKEEIEIDYNGEPLTIGFNGRYVLDCLNTIESDFIIIGLNNDQSVATIIPEEDKLHYNLIMPMRI